The genomic DNA GACGTTCCTGAATAAATTCTGCTTTCAGGTTTTTCACAGATTGTATATTATCTGTCATCTGCGTTAAGATGACTTCCATTTCGGATGCGGCTAATTCCCTGTATGGTTCAATAGACCTATCCGCGCCGTGGAGAAAGGAGGCGCTGCTTATGAAAATTATGATGACACCAAGAATCAAAATACGACAACTTCTGTTTCTTATACTTCCCCTCTTTGAAAAAGAGGGGTCAGGGGAGATTTTTATAAATTGTCCCATATTTTTTCAAGAACTCCTTCAATATCCTCAAAAACATCTCTATCAGAAAACCTGAGAACTTTGACACCTAAACTTTCCATATACTTATCTCTTATAATATCTCTTATAGTGCCTTCTTCAGTGTAATGCTGGCCTCCATCAAGCTCTATAATAAGTCTGGCCTTTGGACAATAGAAATCTACGATATAATTGCCTATTATCTTTTGCCTGTAAAACTGACATTCTTTAAGTTGCCTTCCTCTTACTTTATCCCAAAGAAATTTCTCTGCATCAGTCATATTCTTTCTATGTTCCCTTGAGTATTGTTTCAGAGCCCTGTTGTATTTCAGCATCGCATACCCCCCTTTACTAAAGGGGGGTATTTGCAACAATAACCTGAAGATCCCTATTTATTTCGCAAGGGTGAATAGGCTGCAGGTTCCGTTTCTGTCAAAGCCTATGCAGCTTATTTCTGAAGTATTTGCATTATTATCTGTATTATCAGTATTGTTCTCATCTGACTTGTCAGGCGAGGGATAAACAACCCCCTCTTTCAATGAAAGGGCTGCTATAGCAATATCAAAGCCATTTCCTGCCGGCATGCCTCCATAGAGTGGTGAGTATGCCTGAACCCTCCTGTTGTCTGCCAACGGTTTATAAAACCGTCCTGTATCCCTATCACCATTTGCGGCAAGAAACAGTGTTTCGTGATCGCAGGAAAGTTCCCTTCGTCCGGTTTCACATCTGCTCAGGCTGCAGTATGCCCTGTCACCGGATTCTTTCCCCAGCAGGAAGGCTGCAAAACCCTCACCAGGCATATATGTACATTCATCAAAAGACAAAGGCCTGATAGCAGAAGACCCGCGGCTGCCCGACATCAGCGTTGCGTAGCCCCTTACATCACAATACTCATCTCCTACCCCTGCCAGCACATAGTCTGCGGTCCCGTCTCTCAGCCAGTTAATAGCAGTTGACATCACTGAAAACGTTGTCTGTTCAAAGCAGGTAACCGTCAGACATGGTCCCTGGAGCTTGAGTAATATAGAGACATGGGAGGCAAGGGAGTTGTGCACCGAATTGGCGAAAAGGGTGGGAGAGGCGCATTTGTCACCGAAATCTATCAGGCTGTCGAGGAAGCTGAATGTGGTTTGCAGTGGACCGTAGCCGCTGCCGAAAATTATCCCAACCCGTGTCCTGTCATCGAGGATTATGCCGCTGTCCTCTATCGCAAGATACGATGATAATAGGGCCATCTGGATGAAACGATCCATCCGGCGCATGGCCGGTCGCGAGACAAAGCGGTCAAGACCGCGTACCGCTGCCGTATATACTTTTAAAGATGCCTCTCCATCCGCTGTTTCAATCGTGTGTTCCTCAATCGCCGGACTGACCTTTCCTTCAAGGCCAGACTTGACTGTTTCTATTCCGCACCCGAGGGCCGAAACAGTGCCGATCCCCAAAACCCGGGTGCTCATGCCTGTTCCGTACCTATAACCAAGACGGAGTTGTTACCTCCGAAGGCAAGTGAGTTAGATATGGCTGTTGTGCCATTTATCGGTCTGTTTTTTGTAGTCGGAGTAATAGCGCATTCCGGGTCAAATATCTCAAAACCAGCGGTTGCAGGTAGCTGCTTGTCTATTAGCGCCTTAATCGTAAAGACTGCCTCAATACCTCCGGCCGCCCCGAGGGTGTGTCCGGTGTATGCCTTGGTGGAAACGACCGGGACTGAGTCCGGAAACATCTCCGCGATAACTTTCCCTTCCACCTTATCATTGTCCGGAGTGGAGGTGCCATGGGCATTAATAAATGCAATATCATTTACCGAAACACCGGCAGCTTTTAATGCGATGTCTATTGCACGGCGAAGACCCGATCCTTCAGGATGGGGGGCTGTGGGGTGGTGCGCATCCCCGCTGCTTCCATATCCCTTCACATAACCGAGGACAGGAATGCCCCGCTCTTCAGCAGAGACATTACTTTCAACTATAACTATACCGGCGCCCTCTCCCAGATTCAGTCCTTTCCTATTAAGGTCGAATGGTCTGCAAGGTTCCGGAGAAGTAATCAGCAGGGATGTAAAACCAAGATAGGTCGTTCGGCACAACTCATCCGCCCCGCCGGCGAGAACAATATCACAGATATCGTTCTCTATCCAGGACTTGGCTAATCCAATAGCGTCAGTACCGGATGAGCAGGCGTTGGCAATGGTGACTGCAGGACCGCTGCAGTTGAATAACCCGGCGATGTACAGGGCCGGGTTGTTGGCAAGAAAATTGTTTATCGGATTTATTTCCGGGTTCTTCTTATTTTTGTAAGACCTGTAAAAAGGTTCATTGTTCAAAGTGCATCCTACAGTAGTCCCGATGGCCACCCCGACCCGTATTCCCTGCAGGGCCTTGTTATCAAGGCAGGCATGTTCCAAAGCCTCCATGACAGCGGTCTGTGCCAGAAGGGATGTCCTGGATGGTGTGGCTTTCATGGCGGCCTTGGATGAATCGTTCCGGGTAGGAATGCAGGCCAGTGTCCATGGGACCTCAAATACCGGACTTATCTTGTCAATTTCTGTACTGAAAATAGCAGGGGCAGAAGGGCTTCTCTTACCCGAATAAAGCGCCGGTATTATTGTTTTAAGAGAATCCCCGGCTGAGCAGACAGCCCCGAGCCCGGTAATACCTGCAATGAACGGTTTCATCCCTTACTCTGGCTGGCCCTTATATAATCTGCAAGGGTTTTTACAGAGGCGAATGCCTCCCTTGAGTGTTCAAGATCCTTTGTTTCAATCTGGTAGTGTTTTTGCAGCAGAACAACCAGTTCAACAGCGTCCAGAGAATCAAGCCCCAGGCCTTCGCCAAACAGAGGATCATCGTCCTTCAGCTCCTCCGGTGTCACATCCACAAGTTTCAACTCGGAGATGATTAAAGATTTTAGTTCGTTCTCGAGTGACAATTCTTAAACCTCCTCTTGGTATTTACGCCATTTCCTTTTTGTTTGTACCCCAGAAATCAAAGAAATTAAACCACATATATGGGTTCTTTTCAAGGTATTCTTCCAGACATGATACATACCTTTGCAAGAGGGTTTTTACTGCCTCTTCCCTCGGCATCTGTGTCCAGTCCCGGTCGCTGCTGATCTGTTCAGCCCCAATAGTGAAGGTCATGCTGCCGGTCCTTACAGTTAACGAAACCACCAGGTCAGCGCCTGTGGCTGCAACAAGATAATAGGGGGTTACAGGAAATAAAGCCTTTTCCCCCAGAAATTCCATCTCCATTGTCTTTGCCCCCCATGCCCGGTCTCCCATTATGGCTACCACCTCCCCGGCCCTGAGGGCATTAGTCGCCTCAACCATTCCACCCAGGAAGCCGGTCGGCGGGATAAAGTGGAACTTGTCGCGCTGCCCGGCAAGGTCGAAAAAATGCCGCCCTTCATCGTTCGAAATATTAAACAACAGGTTCACTCTGGTCCCTATGTGATCCATCGTCGCCATAGCCGTCTGCCAGTTGCCGGCATGGGTAGTCAGCAGGACCATCCCCTTCCTCTTCTGTGCAAGATTGTATAAGTTCTCCTGTCCGGGAAAATCAACCTGAAAGCAGTCCTTGTCAAGGATACCGATAGCCGCCTGGTCTATTAGAACCTTGCCGAACTGATAAAGATAGTATGTCGCGGCCAAAAACCGCCTTATCCTCCCCTGATCAGGAAACCTGTGTCTCAGATAGTAATATACAGACTTTCTCGCACTGGTCCTTATCAGGAGGTAATACGGGAGAATGAATGCGAGCAGGAGGTACGCTGGTATCGGACCTGTCACCCTTATCAGGATGTGGAATATCCCGTAACCAATCCTGCTGCCATAGGTCTGTTGATTATGAGCCTTGCCTGAATTACCCCCTTTGACCATCTGTACCTTTGGAAACTCTGAGGTTCTGGTAGAAAATGCCGGTTAGAAAGGCAATAGCTCCAACTAATACGGCCAGAACCGGTCCTATTATCAATGAACCTATCAGGTATTCCAATAATCTCTGGGGCGCTTCATAGCCGAGTGTCTGCATATTGAATTCCGTCAGGTAACTGCCGTGCCTCATGTAATAACCAACTGCTACGGCCAGGCCTGGGACAAAAGGCGGCATGCAGATATTGCTGACACTCAGCGCCACCAGTCTGTTCAACCTGAGCCGGGTGGCTACAAAAAAGATCATTATGGAATGACACGCAATCAGCGGGAGTGCACCAAGGAAGACCCCGAGCATTGACGATAAGGCCATGTCCTTAGGAGAAAGGCTTTCCCGGAGAAGAAGCTTGAATGACCTGATCGGATGGAGGATAGAAAGTTTCTCTTCACTGTCTGTATTAAATATCACCTTATGCGGCCATGGAAGAAAGTTCCTAAGTACCAGCCGCGTGTAGGTCCATGATATCCTCGCATTGTCCCGTAGAGGATCGAAATGGGACGCCTTTATTGTTTCATCAGAGTAGTGAACGGAAATGTCCTTATGAACGATGGACAGTCCAGCCCAAATACCCCTTACAAGAATCTCAACCTCAAAGTTGTACTTCCGGCCCTGGCATTTAACCTGCCGAAGCGCTGCTACAGGATAAGCCCTGAATCCGCTCTGACTGTCCGGGACTCTCCATCCTGTCGTAATCCAGACCCACATGTTGGAAAATTTCCTGCCGAAACGGCTTGAGAATGGAACCATCTCTCCAAATTGTCTGGTCCCGACGATAATCGTCCACGGATTTTCCCTTATCAGATCGGGAAACAGGGCCGCATCCCCCGGATCGTGCTGACCATCTGCGTCAATTGTAATTATGTGGGTATATCCATTGGTTTCTGCCCATTCTGCAGCAGAGAGGATGGCGCTCCCTTTGCCCCTGTTATCTGTAAAGTCGAGCAGCGTGACTGACAGTCCTGCCAGAGTCTCCGGACCGCCATCTGTGCTTCCGTCATTTACCACGAGGACCTTAAGGCCTGTACTCACGGCCTTCTCAGTCACAGTCCGCAGGGTCTTCAGGTTATTGAATGTTGGTATGACGATCAGGATGTTTATCATTGTACACGTTTACGTCTTCTTTCCAGGTTGATACCTTTTCCCAGAAGCATGTCCCAGATAGGTCCCTTATAACCAAGATTATGAAATGCCCTTACCTTGTCTGCATCTTTTTCAAATGGATAGACCCTGTCTATTCTGCTGCCGAAAGACCTTCTGATGGCCTGGTCGAGAAAGGAGGCGGCGACATCCCTGGAGAAGTAAAAAAAAGGCTCGATAAGGTCATCTGCTGAAGTGACCATTCCTTCCATGACCGCCCGCCTGTGAATCGGTGTACCAGGTATTACCCGGACCCCGGTTGAGGCGAAGACGACGCAGTCGTTAAGACGGTCAATGTTTGAAAGTCCCTCTTCAACTGTCTGTTCAGTCTCCTCTGGTCCGCCGAATATGATAAAATGGGCACAGCTTATACCTGCAGAGCTGAACAGCCTGTTGCTCTCTTCTACATCCGACCATGAAAAATGTTTACCCATCCCCTTCAGTGTTATGTCCGTAGAACAATCAGTTCCCCATTCTACAGCCTTCAGACCTGAACGTTTCATCAGTTCGATATCCTGCAGGCGAAACCGGTCAGGTTTAAAATAGGCCATCCAGGGGATTTGTATCCCGCGGCGGACTATTTCTTCTATTATCTCAAGATAGTGTCCTGACGGATCATTGAAAACAGAATCTGCAATGAAATAATAATCTGCATGGTACTTATCAATGAGCAATTGAATCTCGTCAGCCACAACTGAGGCCGGACGGTACCTGTAAACTCTGCCCTCCAGCGCCGGGTAAGAACAGTAAGCGCATCTTAGCGGACAACCCCGCTTGGTCTGGATGTTCATCATGCCACCATGCCTGATGTAATACTCCGCGTATCCAGGGTTTCTTCCTGCAGCTGCAGTTTCCCCCCCTGTCAAAGGGGTCTCGTTTCTTAATATCCTTGTGACCGGTCTCCTTCCGGCAGCAAGTTCCTCGGCAAGGTGCGAGAAAACCACCTCACCCTCCCCCGCTATCCCGTAATCTCCCCCCAATTTTTCCAGAAGGATCTCGGGAAACAATGAGTACCCTGCACCCCCCAGGACAATAGGACTTTCAGTACAGAGCCGCAATACCCTGATAATATCCTGATAGAACGGTGCATAGGAGACTGTATTATTGTAACTGCAGTTATCTATGTTGCGAATAGAGATGCCAATGACATCAGGCTCCTGTGCCCTTACAAGATCCGTCAGACCCTGTAGTGATTCACCCTCAGCAAGGTAATCCCACTCAATTACTTCATGCCCGCGGGAAAGTAAATCATGGGCTATCATGGCCATTCCAAGGGGGTAAACAGGATAAGGGTCCCGCGTTATATTGGATGAAAGAAGAAGTATCTTGGCCATTGGTAAATGGTTATACAGGAAAAGGGTTCAACACTGCCTGGTGTGTCGAGCATAATCTTTAGGTTTGGGCGGTGATTGATAAGTGCCATCTGCTATCTCCCTTTGTATTACCTTCATAAACAGGTCACCCATCTTCAATTCCTGCGGTCTTTCTTTATAGAAGGTATCCCATGCATATTCATATATATCCTGCAATTCAGTGCATGTCATCTTTTTGGGCTGGAAGACGACCCTGTCGCATGTGTAATCCGCCCAGTTATTGCTGAGGATTCTCCCCTCTTTTTCAAGCTGCGCCCTGATGGGGGTATGCATGAATGGTGTCATGATGGTGAACTCGGCAAGATCCAGCCCGATCTCCAGCAGGAAGTCTACCAGCCTCTTTATATAATCAATGTCCTGGTCATCTGTGCCGAGGATAATAGTCCCTTCAACACCAATACCATGATCTTTGTACTTTTTGATCCGGTTTCGAATGACATCGGATGTATCGAAGACCGCCTGGTAAACATACCAGGCGCCGGCCTGATACGCCAGATCGAGAAGCTTGTCGTCATCCTCGATTGGATGGCTTACCCACTTCTTTTTCAACGGGATAAGCGCCTTAAAGAGCTCTTCCTCCCATTGGTAATTCTGGGCCAGAGAATTGTCAACTAAAAAGAGTCTGTTATTGTCAATTGAATTAATCTCTTCAACTACCTTTGAGATGGGGCGGGGTCTGAATAACTGCCCTCCAAGGAACGGCGTGCAGCAGGGGAAGCACTTGAAACGGCAGCCCCTGGATGCGTGTACCAGATCCAGCATCTTAATCCCCCGATAAGTATAGCGTTCACGGTTCAGGATGCCGCGCCTTGCCGGTCCTACCAATTCAACCGGAGGAAGGTCTCCTCTCTCATCGTAAACCGCAGCAAGTCTGTTATTCATGAAGTCTTCAAGCACCTTTTCTATACGACCCTCGGACTCCCCCATGAAGACGCTGTCTACATGCTGCTGAAACTCATCGCTGTGGAGGGATGCGGATATTCCTCCTGCTATCACGGGTATCCCGCGTCTGCGATAGTGGTCAGCGATCTCAAATCCCCGGGGAACCTGTGCAGCAAGCATGACTGAGAGAGCTACAATGTCCGGACTGTCTTCCAGATCCAGCGGGTCTACATTTTCATCTATAAATTCAACATCCGCATAAGGAGGAAGTGATGCTGCAAAGACCACCGGACCGTGGGGAGGGAGGTGAAATTGCGTCTGCCTTTCGATTTTTCTCCACTTCGGGTAAATAATTTTTATTCTCATAGCTCTATTATTCTTTGGGATCAAATAGGTCTGTAAGTGAGGTCACATCCCTGCCGCTGCTTTGCACCATCCTGCCCTTATCATACATCAGTTTAGTTCGAAAAGATAACACGTTAGCAGGCTTAGCGTCAAGGATTACGAATACCGCTCCTGCCAGCGGCCGGTCTCCTGTAGCCATCATATTTACTGGCGGACTGTCTATCCAGCCTGCCAGCATCCTGCTGGTCTTCCCGGAGGCAATCATTGATGCTGCGTTTTCAAGGGCGCTAATTCCAGGCCCGGAGCTCTCACCAACGCAATATGTCGGGCCTGTTAGATTAAACAGTACAGCGCATTCACCCAGGACAATGACAGGAAGTGTATAGGAAAAGAGGTTGGGGCTTGAAAGAACCCCTCCCTGTTCCAGTGTAGTTTGATAATATGCCAGGTCTGTTTCCATTACTTCACAGAGGCTTGACACTACCATCCCAATCGGTTCAGATGCCTCGCCTTCGCTAATGCCGGCATCTTTCAGCGTCATGGCAACGGCCAGGCACCCAAACTTCGTATAAGCATCGAAACGGCCGAACCTCGGATGGGGACGTGGAAACAACCCTTTTTCGGAAGGTAGTACTGGAGTACCTGTACCCAACACAGGGCGTTTCCCATCCGCCATAACGCCGTGTCCATTAGGAGTTATCCACGCACCACCAGTTATCCAGATATCCATCTATTTATCAGGTCCCTTCACTCGAAAATAGCCTTTCAAATCACCCCCTGACCCCCCTTTTCTAAAGTGGGGTAACTAATTTCCCCCTTTGAAAAAGGGGGAGTAAGGGGGATTATTTTCATGCCAATTTGTAAGCACTGGCTCATGATGGCTCACTCGAAAATAGCGCCTCCCTATCATTGCCGCCTTTCATTCTGAACTCGTTTCAGAATCTCCTGACCCTGCACCGTTTGAGATCCTGAAACAATCCTACACCAAGTTCAGGACAGGGTTCAGAATGACAGACTACGCCAGGATGTCAGACCGGGTGGCATGAGCGTTTACATCCTCTCAAATATAAGTGCCGCATTGCATCCTCCGAATCCGGAGTTTGATGTCAGTATATTGTTGCCTGGAAAGGGCTGTTCTTTATCAGATGCCCTTCCCTCTGCCCTGTCTTCCGGCCTGACTAATCCTGATGTAGGAACCACCATTTTTTCAGTCATAGAACGTATGGAGATAGCAGCCTCAATTGCCCCGGCAGCCCCGAGGGTGTGTCCTATGGCCCCTTTTACGGAGAACAGAGGGAAACGTCTTGACCCGAAGACCGACTCAATAGCTGTAAGTTCCATAGCGTCATTGTAAGGTGTCCCTGTACCGTGGGCACAGTATGCCTCTACATTATCATGAGAAAGACCTGCCTGGGCAAGGGCCGGTCTTATGGAGTTTATCAGGCCGCGGCCATCTTTAGCAGGTCCTGTAATATGATTGGCGTCATTGGCTATACCCCAGCCTGTGAGTCTTGCCAGAGGTGTATAACCCATCCTTTCTATAGATTCTTTGTCAGTGAGGAGAATAGCTGCAGCCCCTTCACCCAGATGCAAGCCATCCCTATCCAGGTCATAAGGACGGCACTTTGTTGCCGAAAGACCGCGCAGAGATGCAAAGCCTGTAAAGATAAAACGGCTCACCATGTCCGCAGCACAAACAAGGACGGATGAGCACCTTCCTTCGGAGATCATCTGCGCCCCGATGGCGAGTCCTACTGTGGAAGAGGCACATGCAGCATTGACTTCAAGTCCGGTGTCTGGAATCCCAAGATAATTGCAGACCCATTCCCGGTAGTGTCTGGACAGATAAGGAGGCATCCCTTTCCTTCCTTCTGCCGTATCTTCAATGAACGGTACATCCCCTTTAATTCCGGTCCATATGGTGAAGATATCCTTCGGAAGGGACCTGAGATTATTCAGCGCTGCGGACATCAATTTACATATGAAATTTTCTCCTTTATCAGTTTCCAGACCTTCTACACAGGCCGCGTCATGATACGCAAGCCTGTCCGTATTAAAGCGTTGGACTGGCCTTATCGCTGAACCGCCTGCACTGAGCACAGGCCACATCTCATCTATCGAATTGCCCATTGCGGTCACAATAGAGGTGTCTGCCACAAATACCTCATTCATGAAAGAGATTTTCCTTCCAGCGTCTGCAGAACTCTTCCACAAATTCAGGACGGGCAAGCAGTACCTCCATCTTCATGTTA from Nitrospirota bacterium includes the following:
- a CDS encoding DUF559 domain-containing protein; the protein is MLKYNRALKQYSREHRKNMTDAEKFLWDKVRGRQLKECQFYRQKIIGNYIVDFYCPKARLIIELDGGQHYTEEGTIRDIIRDKYMESLGVKVLRFSDRDVFEDIEGVLEKIWDNL
- a CDS encoding beta-ketoacyl synthase chain length factor; translated protein: MSTRVLGIGTVSALGCGIETVKSGLEGKVSPAIEEHTIETADGEASLKVYTAAVRGLDRFVSRPAMRRMDRFIQMALLSSYLAIEDSGIILDDRTRVGIIFGSGYGPLQTTFSFLDSLIDFGDKCASPTLFANSVHNSLASHVSILLKLQGPCLTVTCFEQTTFSVMSTAINWLRDGTADYVLAGVGDEYCDVRGYATLMSGSRGSSAIRPLSFDECTYMPGEGFAAFLLGKESGDRAYCSLSRCETGRRELSCDHETLFLAANGDRDTGRFYKPLADNRRVQAYSPLYGGMPAGNGFDIAIAALSLKEGVVYPSPDKSDENNTDNTDNNANTSEISCIGFDRNGTCSLFTLAK
- a CDS encoding beta-ketoacyl-[acyl-carrier-protein] synthase family protein, producing MKPFIAGITGLGAVCSAGDSLKTIIPALYSGKRSPSAPAIFSTEIDKISPVFEVPWTLACIPTRNDSSKAAMKATPSRTSLLAQTAVMEALEHACLDNKALQGIRVGVAIGTTVGCTLNNEPFYRSYKNKKNPEINPINNFLANNPALYIAGLFNCSGPAVTIANACSSGTDAIGLAKSWIENDICDIVLAGGADELCRTTYLGFTSLLITSPEPCRPFDLNRKGLNLGEGAGIVIVESNVSAEERGIPVLGYVKGYGSSGDAHHPTAPHPEGSGLRRAIDIALKAAGVSVNDIAFINAHGTSTPDNDKVEGKVIAEMFPDSVPVVSTKAYTGHTLGAAGGIEAVFTIKALIDKQLPATAGFEIFDPECAITPTTKNRPINGTTAISNSLAFGGNNSVLVIGTEQA
- a CDS encoding acyl carrier protein produces the protein MSLENELKSLIISELKLVDVTPEELKDDDPLFGEGLGLDSLDAVELVVLLQKHYQIETKDLEHSREAFASVKTLADYIRASQSKG
- a CDS encoding DUF2062 domain-containing protein, whose product is MINILIVIPTFNNLKTLRTVTEKAVSTGLKVLVVNDGSTDGGPETLAGLSVTLLDFTDNRGKGSAILSAAEWAETNGYTHIITIDADGQHDPGDAALFPDLIRENPWTIIVGTRQFGEMVPFSSRFGRKFSNMWVWITTGWRVPDSQSGFRAYPVAALRQVKCQGRKYNFEVEILVRGIWAGLSIVHKDISVHYSDETIKASHFDPLRDNARISWTYTRLVLRNFLPWPHKVIFNTDSEEKLSILHPIRSFKLLLRESLSPKDMALSSMLGVFLGALPLIACHSIMIFFVATRLRLNRLVALSVSNICMPPFVPGLAVAVGYYMRHGSYLTEFNMQTLGYEAPQRLLEYLIGSLIIGPVLAVLVGAIAFLTGIFYQNLRVSKGTDGQRG
- a CDS encoding cobalamin-dependent protein (Presence of a B(12) (cobalamin)-binding domain implies dependence on cobalamin itself, in one of its several forms, or in some unusual lineages, dependence on a cobalamin-like analog.), whose product is MAKILLLSSNITRDPYPVYPLGMAMIAHDLLSRGHEVIEWDYLAEGESLQGLTDLVRAQEPDVIGISIRNIDNCSYNNTVSYAPFYQDIIRVLRLCTESPIVLGGAGYSLFPEILLEKLGGDYGIAGEGEVVFSHLAEELAAGRRPVTRILRNETPLTGGETAAAGRNPGYAEYYIRHGGMMNIQTKRGCPLRCAYCSYPALEGRVYRYRPASVVADEIQLLIDKYHADYYFIADSVFNDPSGHYLEIIEEIVRRGIQIPWMAYFKPDRFRLQDIELMKRSGLKAVEWGTDCSTDITLKGMGKHFSWSDVEESNRLFSSAGISCAHFIIFGGPEETEQTVEEGLSNIDRLNDCVVFASTGVRVIPGTPIHRRAVMEGMVTSADDLIEPFFYFSRDVAASFLDQAIRRSFGSRIDRVYPFEKDADKVRAFHNLGYKGPIWDMLLGKGINLERRRKRVQ
- a CDS encoding radical SAM protein, with protein sequence MRIKIIYPKWRKIERQTQFHLPPHGPVVFAASLPPYADVEFIDENVDPLDLEDSPDIVALSVMLAAQVPRGFEIADHYRRRGIPVIAGGISASLHSDEFQQHVDSVFMGESEGRIEKVLEDFMNNRLAAVYDERGDLPPVELVGPARRGILNRERYTYRGIKMLDLVHASRGCRFKCFPCCTPFLGGQLFRPRPISKVVEEINSIDNNRLFLVDNSLAQNYQWEEELFKALIPLKKKWVSHPIEDDDKLLDLAYQAGAWYVYQAVFDTSDVIRNRIKKYKDHGIGVEGTIILGTDDQDIDYIKRLVDFLLEIGLDLAEFTIMTPFMHTPIRAQLEKEGRILSNNWADYTCDRVVFQPKKMTCTELQDIYEYAWDTFYKERPQELKMGDLFMKVIQREIADGTYQSPPKPKDYARHTRQC
- a CDS encoding beta-ketoacyl-[acyl-carrier-protein] synthase family protein — its product is MNEVFVADTSIVTAMGNSIDEMWPVLSAGGSAIRPVQRFNTDRLAYHDAACVEGLETDKGENFICKLMSAALNNLRSLPKDIFTIWTGIKGDVPFIEDTAEGRKGMPPYLSRHYREWVCNYLGIPDTGLEVNAACASSTVGLAIGAQMISEGRCSSVLVCAADMVSRFIFTGFASLRGLSATKCRPYDLDRDGLHLGEGAAAILLTDKESIERMGYTPLARLTGWGIANDANHITGPAKDGRGLINSIRPALAQAGLSHDNVEAYCAHGTGTPYNDAMELTAIESVFGSRRFPLFSVKGAIGHTLGAAGAIEAAISIRSMTEKMVVPTSGLVRPEDRAEGRASDKEQPFPGNNILTSNSGFGGCNAALIFERM